A part of Spartinivicinus poritis genomic DNA contains:
- a CDS encoding phage tail protein, which translates to MENKFYSIFTDIGKAQLANATALGQTLNISKIKIGDGGDDNGAESNPKETDTDIVRGRWEGPINDLKKHPKNDKWLVTETIIPDTVGNFYITEFGLYDDQDNLIVIGKYPKTYKPTLEEGSASSSYIKVIIELANSDTIQLKVDPTIMLASKEYVDQELALHKQQSNPHPQYALQLEHLSKLPFYPEVLNSDNKLQVKKVSNKIVVLPNQVICWRGWKDFSTSDYTAQQRTFVVDDTKTYHLRWAPEQGFKLFDVKDLTYNPTELPEENIKFDTTYDDMLVALIKNGKIKLLINAIELSKETILNWMITQVPDDLNPSGVLKNASYINIKLENLNWSRRPFCSYQGTTDALEFTSENTTVLLPHLISRYAIYGIHGCIKEVNRESDGGFILFFVASMIKPKF; encoded by the coding sequence TTGGAAAACAAATTCTACAGTATATTTACAGATATAGGTAAAGCTCAGCTGGCAAATGCCACCGCATTAGGGCAGACATTAAATATTTCAAAAATAAAAATAGGTGATGGAGGCGACGACAATGGTGCTGAGAGTAACCCAAAAGAAACGGACACAGATATTGTACGTGGTCGATGGGAAGGGCCAATCAATGACCTGAAAAAGCACCCAAAGAACGATAAATGGCTAGTCACTGAAACAATAATTCCTGATACGGTGGGAAATTTCTACATTACTGAGTTTGGTTTGTATGATGACCAAGATAATTTGATAGTCATTGGGAAATACCCAAAAACCTATAAACCTACGCTTGAGGAAGGTAGTGCTAGTAGTTCCTATATTAAAGTCATTATAGAATTGGCGAATAGTGATACAATACAACTGAAGGTTGATCCAACAATAATGTTGGCATCTAAAGAATATGTGGATCAGGAGTTAGCTCTGCATAAGCAACAGTCAAATCCTCACCCACAGTATGCATTGCAGCTAGAGCATTTATCTAAACTACCATTTTATCCTGAAGTACTTAATTCAGATAATAAACTACAGGTTAAAAAAGTAAGTAATAAAATCGTTGTTTTGCCTAACCAAGTAATCTGTTGGCGAGGTTGGAAAGATTTTAGTACATCAGATTATACAGCTCAGCAGCGTACATTTGTTGTCGATGACACGAAAACCTACCATTTACGATGGGCTCCAGAACAGGGATTTAAGCTCTTTGATGTTAAAGACTTAACATATAATCCAACTGAGTTGCCTGAGGAAAACATTAAGTTTGATACGACATATGATGATATGTTGGTAGCACTTATTAAAAATGGAAAAATAAAACTACTAATAAATGCAATTGAACTTTCTAAAGAAACAATATTAAATTGGATGATAACACAAGTACCTGATGATCTTAATCCAAGTGGTGTACTCAAGAATGCTTCATATATTAATATTAAGTTAGAAAACCTTAACTGGAGTAGAAGGCCTTTTTGTAGTTATCAGGGCACTACTGATGCTTTAGAGTTTACCTCAGAAAATACAACTGTGCTACTACCACATTTAATAAGTAGATACGCAATATATGGAATACATGGATGTATAAAAGAAGTTAATAGAGAGTCAGATGGTGGCTTCATTCTTTTTTTTGTTGCAAGCATGATAAAGCCAAAATTTTAA
- a CDS encoding phage tail protein, with product MSNKYYSILTKTGQAQFTNTAALGSKLKLQTIKIGDGGDDNGKETSPKESDTQLIRERWSGHINDLYVNPENQNWLVIEATIPDDDGGFYITEFGVYDDQNNLIAIGKYPKTYKPNITEGSGSSLFIRVMLQVSNANQVDMKVDPAIMLASKRYVGDKFKEHQNSTNPHEQYELKINLQDAAYKSILEITDNILPVGTPIPWPSNILPDGWGFMEGQKFDLDAFPRLAKIYPSGVIPDLRGLVIKGRKNERELLSFESDQVKSHTHTGSVHATDLGTKNTNTTGAHTHSTTAYHAESNDRPGLAGAGGNITAYPNTASAGNHSHSLHIGAHKHSLTINEFGESENTVKNIAFNYIVRMA from the coding sequence TTGTCTAATAAATACTACAGTATCCTAACAAAAACTGGCCAAGCCCAATTTACCAACACAGCTGCTTTAGGTAGCAAACTAAAGCTACAAACGATAAAAATAGGTGATGGTGGTGATGATAATGGTAAAGAAACATCACCTAAAGAATCTGATACACAATTAATAAGAGAGCGTTGGAGTGGTCATATTAATGACCTTTATGTAAACCCAGAAAATCAAAACTGGTTAGTGATTGAAGCAACTATACCAGATGACGATGGTGGTTTTTATATCACAGAATTTGGTGTTTACGATGATCAAAATAATCTGATTGCTATTGGTAAGTATCCTAAAACCTATAAACCTAATATCACTGAAGGAAGTGGTAGTAGTCTATTCATTAGAGTCATGCTACAGGTATCCAATGCCAACCAGGTAGATATGAAGGTTGATCCAGCAATTATGCTGGCTTCAAAAAGGTATGTAGGAGATAAATTTAAAGAGCACCAAAATTCTACAAATCCACATGAACAATATGAATTAAAAATTAATTTACAGGACGCTGCATATAAATCAATTTTAGAAATTACAGATAATATATTACCTGTAGGGACACCTATACCTTGGCCTTCAAACATTTTGCCAGATGGATGGGGGTTTATGGAGGGCCAGAAATTCGATTTAGATGCTTTTCCACGATTAGCAAAAATATATCCAAGTGGTGTGATACCTGACTTACGTGGACTTGTCATTAAGGGTAGAAAAAATGAGCGTGAGCTTCTTAGCTTTGAGAGCGATCAGGTAAAAAGCCATACTCATACAGGTAGTGTTCATGCAACAGATCTTGGTACTAAAAATACAAATACTACTGGTGCGCATACTCACAGTACAACGGCCTATCATGCTGAAAGCAATGATAGGCCTGGATTAGCAGGAGCGGGAGGTAATATTACTGCCTATCCAAATACCGCAAGTGCTGGAAATCATTCTCATTCTTTGCATATTGGAGCGCATAAGCATAGCCTTACAATTAATGAATTTGGAGAGTCAGAAAATACAGTTAAAAATATTGCTTTTAACTATATTGTTCGCATGGCTTAA
- a CDS encoding phage tail sheath subtilisin-like domain-containing protein: MSENFLHGIEIVEDNSGPRPIRTVRSSVIGVVGTAPGAKEEDFPYHKPVLIAGKLTEAAGLGETGTLPDAIKGIFDQAGATVVVVRVPEQAEADAQKAEFLKDMSDDGVHYQGIMTLVSSESVLGVTPRVLIAPKFSQQFDVADKLKVVAERLRAIAIVDGPNTNDAEAKQYAEKVSSERVYMVDPFVKVFNANAKAYEEQPMSPRAAGVIARTDNDSGFWWSPSNQQINGINNLARAVDFTLGDTNCRANLLNEKHVTTVIRKDGFRLWGNHTTGREEKWRFLSVRRTADMIYESLLRAHMWAVDQNITTLYLEHVSEGVNNYLRDLQAKGAIIGGRCYPDPELNSPTRIQQGKVYFNVEFTPPYPAEHITFTSRLTNEYLEELV, from the coding sequence ATGTCTGAAAATTTTTTACATGGTATTGAAATTGTAGAGGATAACAGTGGGCCTCGTCCCATTAGAACGGTAAGAAGTTCTGTTATTGGTGTTGTTGGTACAGCACCTGGAGCGAAGGAAGAAGATTTTCCTTATCATAAACCAGTATTGATTGCTGGCAAGCTAACCGAAGCGGCTGGTTTAGGGGAAACTGGTACATTACCTGATGCGATTAAAGGTATTTTTGATCAGGCTGGTGCGACAGTAGTAGTCGTTCGGGTGCCTGAACAAGCGGAAGCGGATGCGCAAAAAGCTGAGTTTTTAAAAGATATGTCTGATGATGGGGTACATTATCAAGGTATTATGACCCTGGTCAGCTCAGAATCTGTGCTAGGTGTGACTCCTAGAGTTTTGATTGCGCCTAAATTTAGCCAGCAATTTGATGTAGCAGATAAATTAAAAGTGGTTGCTGAACGGTTGCGGGCAATTGCCATTGTTGATGGACCAAATACCAACGATGCTGAAGCTAAACAATATGCTGAAAAGGTATCTTCTGAACGGGTATATATGGTTGACCCTTTTGTTAAGGTATTTAACGCGAATGCCAAGGCTTATGAAGAACAACCTATGAGTCCTCGTGCAGCGGGTGTCATTGCACGTACTGATAATGATTCAGGTTTTTGGTGGTCCCCATCTAACCAGCAGATTAATGGTATTAATAATTTAGCACGAGCCGTTGATTTTACTTTAGGTGACACTAATTGCCGAGCCAATCTGCTAAATGAAAAGCATGTCACTACTGTTATTCGTAAAGATGGTTTCCGTTTATGGGGTAACCATACAACAGGTAGAGAAGAGAAATGGCGATTCTTGTCTGTTCGTCGTACTGCAGACATGATTTATGAAAGCCTATTACGAGCACATATGTGGGCTGTGGACCAAAATATCACTACTTTATATCTTGAGCATGTCTCAGAAGGAGTAAATAATTATTTGCGTGATTTACAGGCTAAAGGAGCGATTATTGGTGGCAGATGCTACCCAGATCCTGAACTTAATTCTCCAACACGTATTCAGCAAGGTAAGGTTTATTTTAACGTGGAGTTTACCCCACCTTACCCAGCAGAACATATTACATTTACATCTCGCTTAACCAATGAATATCTGGAGGAGTTAGTTTAA